From the Mycobacterium sp. 155 genome, the window CGGCTGCCGCCGACGCGGCGCTCAAGTGTGTCGAGGACGCGCAGGTCGCGCAGCCGGGCCAGGACACGCCGGGTAATGCGGCTGCGGGCAGCGGGTGTGATGGCGTTGAAGTTCAGGGCTTCGAGGTGGTGGACGGTCAGAAACTGATGGTCGTCGACGGACTGCAGGATGGCGCGATCACGATCGGACAGACGACTGTTGATGATGGCGATGGCAGTGGCGGACAGGCGGGTGTCTGGGATGCGTCTGGTGGGCGCTGTGGTGCCCCGTGGGGCACCACTATTCCCTGACGGTATCGGCGGGGAATCCGTGTCTGCCAGGGGTGATGTACCGGGACCGGTCGACGCGGCCGGACCAGCGAGCGGACCACTGGCCCGATCCGCTGTTGAACTGTTAACCGCCCGGTTCATGGTTTACTCCTACGGCGTGGAGCGCCGATGTCAGTCGGGCTATCAGTGGATCCCGCGCCCTCGACGAGTGCGATAAAGGCCGCTTCGATGTCGGCCAGAGGTTGGCCATAGCGCTCGCGGCTCAGACGGCGGATCGCGGCCGGATCGACGGTTGCAGCGGGCGCGGGTTTGGTGACACCGGATGCCCAGGGCTGCACGGCGTTGTCTCGGACCAGGCTGGCGTAGACGTGGTGGGCTCGAAGCCTCGTGAAATCCTCGACCTGGAGCACGGATTGGCCGGCGGTCATCTCTTTGGCATCACCGGCTTGCAGCTGAAAGCAGACACGGGATCGGGCGTTGTTTCTGAAAGCGTCGAGCATCGCAGGCGGCAGCTGCTTCTCGTACTGGTGCGCCAGATGGAAGCCAGCGCCGAGGCTGCGGGCTGTCGCCAGGGCATCGCCCAGATCCGTCGGCAAGCGCAGATAGTCCTGCACCTCGTCGATGTACACCATGACCGGCTCACGGCTGCCCTCAGGCGTTCCGGCCCGTTCGCGGATGGCCTGCCAGAGTTCAGCCACTACCAGTGCGCCGAGCAGTTGGGCATTCTCCGGCCCGATGACACCTTTCTGCAGCGGTACCAGCAGGACCTTTTTCTCGCGCAATACCTGGCGGACATTGAACCGCGGGTGTTGCTGGGCCAGCACATCTCTCAGCGGTTTGCTGAACAGCGGCCGCAACTTATTGGAAAGCGGTGCGATAGTGGCGGCGGTGGCTTCGGGGGACAGGCTGTCGAACCACTGCCAGAACGGTCCGGCGGCAAAGGGGTCGCGGGCCATGATGTTTCGTGTCATCCGGCGGCGAAAGCCCGGATTGGTTAATAGCAGCGGCAGCATCACTAGCGTGGCGTCGTCGCGGCGCGCCAACAGATCCAGGCAGTTTCGCAGGATGTCAGCTGAGCGCGGACCGAGGCTGTCGCCCCAAATGGCTTTGAAGGTTCCGAACAAGCTGTCGGCGACGACCTCGGGGGAGCGCCCGTGGCGGTGCGCCGCGTCGAGCGGGTTGATTCCGATCGGCGCCTCGTCGAATGCGTCGAGCACGACGATGTCTCCTCGCCGCTTCTCCGGGATACGTGCCAGCAGATCGGCGATCAGGTCCTTGGGTTCGATGACCACGATCGGCCGGTCGGCTTCGAGGTCTTGCAGGATCAGGTTGAGGAGCAAGGTCGACTTGCCCACTCCGTTCGGGCCGATGACCCAGGTATGCCGCAAGGCGTCGGTCGGGTCGTAGCCGATGGTGCCGCTTGCCCCGGGCGCGGAAGCTTCAGCGACCACGCGGCTGCCGGATTGCAATGCAGTACTTGGCTGCACGGGGCGCGGGTGCAGTGGCGGCTGCCCCGGGAATTGTTCGTCGTGGTCAGCAATCGGCCAGCCGGATATCCGGGCGACCTCGGTGACAGTGAGCCGCTGCGACGGGGTGAACATCGACCACGAGGCGCGCGGGGTGTTGACCCGGTCAGATTTTTCCGGGCGCAGCGTGACACGAACGTCCGGTGATTCGGTGGTGCCGATCGCTGCGGCCAACCCGAGTAGGAGTGATCGACGTCGTTCGGCGGTCGATGCTTGGACGCCGAGGCGGACGGCAGCGTTGAACGCGTGCTGGCCGAGTTTATGGGCCAGTGCTTGCCGTGCACCGGGGCGGGTGTCGTTCCTGACGCCGTGCAGCAGTTTGGAGACGAGCGGCTGGTTGTCCCGCTTGGGTTCACCGGGTATGAGCTTCGGGTGACGGCGGGGGCCGAGGACTATCTGGATCGTCAGGCGCTCGCCTTTCCCGACCGCGGTGAGGGCGTGCAGGATGGAGCGATGTGATGCCACCGCGTCGACAGGCTCAAGCTGTCGGGCGTTGGTGCTCAACTGGATTCGGCGCGCGGTAGCGACGGACTCGCGATCGTCAGCCTCGAAGTTGGTGACGATGGCGCCATCAACCAACTGCTCGACGGCACGGCGGACGGCCGCTTTGTGCCGGAGCTGACTGCCGACCAGATATTCCACGCCGGTCACGTCGGCGCGCGCTTCCAGGATGAGTTGCGGGGCGTGGGTTTGCGCCGCCCAGTGGCGCAGCAGTCCGCACGCGGCTGCATCAGTGAGCCGCATAAAGAACAGCTGCTGCCATACCAGCGAACCCGCCGACGCGGTGACATCATTGGATTCAGGCATCGGTGGATTCCCCACTGTCGGTGGCGGTTTCCGGTATCTGGTCGTTGCGGCCATTCATGGCGTCACGGGCTTCTTTTTCGGCCTCGGCGTCACGTAGTGCCATGGCGATGACCGCGCGGCTGAGCTTGCGCAGATCGGGGGGATCGCGCCGCACGCTGCGAACGGTGATGTGCCGCTCAGGCTTTGGGGTGCCGCGAGAACCGCGGCGGTAGTTGGTTCTTCCTGTTTTTGACATAGATATCCTCCAATCGGAATTAGTGCTAATGGATTTCGGCCTATTGCTAACGCGCAATAACCTGGCTGCATTCTCTATTGCATCTACGCAATAGTCAATACGTAGTGAAAGTGACAAAACAACTTTGCGTATCTGTCAATAGAGGTCGGAAGGCCTTAAATTACCATCGATTTCGCCATGTAGAAATTACAACAAGCACGCCAATTGCGGCTGCGATGAAGGCCAGGATGCCGATGATCACGATAAGCGTTGGCAGGATCGATTCGACCAATCTGACCGCGCAATAGAGCGCGATCGCAAAGGCCAGAATGCCGAAGCACCGGCCAATCAGACGATCAACCCAGCCGCCGGGATTTGCACTCACGATGCATCTGTTCGGCTGCGCCCGTCGGACGGTACGGGGTAGCCGGGAATGGTGATGTCCGAGTCGATCTCGTTGCCCCAGACATGCCAGCCGGGCTGTCGGCGGCGGGCGAACAACTCCAGGTACGGTCCATTGCTGACGCGCTCGATGATCGCGTACTGCTCTTCGGGCTTGTGCGAGTGGTCCTGCCGCGGAGCGAACACCCATGTCGCCTGAGCCCGGAATTTCACTGGTGCCCGGCCACGGGTGCCGAGGATCAGGTGCTCGGTGGCATTTCGCAGGTAGTTGCCGAGCCCGACCCGCGGCTTGACCCACGTCAACGGTGAGCGTGGTGTGAAGCCCCACGCCTCTATGACGTCGTAGCCGATCCGCAGCGTGGCATTAGTGACCCACAACCACAGGTGTCCGTTCGGAGCGGCCAACTCGGCGACAGGGAGCTCTTTGATCCGCGGCACTGACATGACGGAGTAATGCCGGTGGGCGCCCAAGGTAGTCCCCTGCTCAACATTCCAAGGGGGATCGATCAGGATCGTGCAGTATTTCGGGGTCTGCAGGTGTCCCGCTGAACCATTGATCGGGTCGGTACTCATCGGTCGGCCCTATCAAGCAGGGTGATCTCGTCGCGAATCAGCGTCTGTGCCAAGGCATAGCCGACGTAGATGCTTTCTACTGCTGCGGTTGCCTGCCGGTCGATCCGTGTTAGCTCGGCGATGGCTTTCCGTCGACGCTGTCGTTGTTGCTGATAGTGCCGCCAGAGACCGTTCAAAGTGTTAACGGCCGTCAGCACACCCAGGTAGATCACCATCAACACGAACCATGTGGTCAGCCAACTCATCACGAACAGCGAGACCATGCCGTTCACCGTGGCCACCGCTCGATCCAGTGCAGGAAGGCCCACGCAATCGCCGCGTCGAATTGCAAGACGTGCTCGCTGTTGATCGGAGCATCGTCGAGATACTCGCTTGCGATCTTGTGGAGTTCGGCGCTGAAAGCCAGCGTGCGATCGAGAACGGTGTTCAAGACCGCACTTGCGGTCATCCGCTCTTCCCCCTTTGGGGCGGCGGGGCGGAAAGCGACCGCCAAGTCGGCGGCACTCGGGTGCTCGGCCATGGCAACGGTCCTCTTCGACTTCACTGCCCGAACCGGGCGATCTCGCCACCGACGAACGTGGCGTAGGTATCGACGATGAAATTCAAGCGGTTTGCGGTGGCGGGATCACCGCCCGCCTGGAAAGCCGCCTCGCGGCTCAACATGCCAACTGACTGCAGGCCGATGCCGGCCACGGTGGCAGCTGCTTGGACGCGGGTCGCGGTGACGATGCCGTGCGCCAATTCGGCATTCGTCAGTCGTGACAACTGTTTCCCTTCGGAACGTGTAAACATCTGAGGCACTTGTGGTGTCAGCGTTGCAGACGGACGAAGCGATGGGACAGACATGGTGGGTGCTCCTCTCGAAATAGGTCGAGTTGACCTTGACGAGAGCGACGTTACGAACCGCACTTGAGCTTTGGCGAACTCCAAAGGAAGCTTGAGGTATGCGCTCCGATGCAGCACTCCTGACGGTGGCGCAACAGCTGCGGTACTTGCGCAAGGCAAGCGGCATGACCCAAGCCGAGACGGCGAGGCGGATCGGGGTCAGCCAGAGTCACCTAAGTAACGTCGAAAAGGGACGCGACCGACCAAGCGCGGCGATCGTTGCGTTCTATGAGGATCAGTTCCACGGCGACGGACAAGCCTGGGGCTTGTACGAGGCGCTACTCACAGAGAAGCGTGTACCGCAGCGCCGCCCGATGACCGACCGGCCCAACTACCCGATCCCCGGAGACGCATCGACGTTCGTCGCCGACATCACGGTTCCCGACGGCACGATCATGGCGCCCTATCAGGAGTTCGAGAAGACGTGGCGAGTGCGCAACAGCGGAACCGTGCCGTGGATCGGCCGGTGGCTAGCGAGGCGTGGCACGCCAATTGGCCACGGTGTGCCAGCCTCACTGTCTCGTGTGCGAATACCCGACACCCAGCCGGGGGAGGAGCTCGACAT encodes:
- a CDS encoding NBR1-Ig-like domain-containing protein, with the translated sequence MRSDAALLTVAQQLRYLRKASGMTQAETARRIGVSQSHLSNVEKGRDRPSAAIVAFYEDQFHGDGQAWGLYEALLTEKRVPQRRPMTDRPNYPIPGDASTFVADITVPDGTIMAPYQEFEKTWRVRNSGTVPWIGRWLARRGTPIGHGVPASLSRVRIPDTQPGEELDITVSVRAQPLAGASQAHWKMVDENGAEYFPDRYPMGLVLSIVVEPNA
- a CDS encoding type IV secretory system conjugative DNA transfer family protein; the encoded protein is MPESNDVTASAGSLVWQQLFFMRLTDAAACGLLRHWAAQTHAPQLILEARADVTGVEYLVGSQLRHKAAVRRAVEQLVDGAIVTNFEADDRESVATARRIQLSTNARQLEPVDAVASHRSILHALTAVGKGERLTIQIVLGPRRHPKLIPGEPKRDNQPLVSKLLHGVRNDTRPGARQALAHKLGQHAFNAAVRLGVQASTAERRRSLLLGLAAAIGTTESPDVRVTLRPEKSDRVNTPRASWSMFTPSQRLTVTEVARISGWPIADHDEQFPGQPPLHPRPVQPSTALQSGSRVVAEASAPGASGTIGYDPTDALRHTWVIGPNGVGKSTLLLNLILQDLEADRPIVVIEPKDLIADLLARIPEKRRGDIVVLDAFDEAPIGINPLDAAHRHGRSPEVVADSLFGTFKAIWGDSLGPRSADILRNCLDLLARRDDATLVMLPLLLTNPGFRRRMTRNIMARDPFAAGPFWQWFDSLSPEATAATIAPLSNKLRPLFSKPLRDVLAQQHPRFNVRQVLREKKVLLVPLQKGVIGPENAQLLGALVVAELWQAIRERAGTPEGSREPVMVYIDEVQDYLRLPTDLGDALATARSLGAGFHLAHQYEKQLPPAMLDAFRNNARSRVCFQLQAGDAKEMTAGQSVLQVEDFTRLRAHHVYASLVRDNAVQPWASGVTKPAPAATVDPAAIRRLSRERYGQPLADIEAAFIALVEGAGSTDSPTDIGAPRRRSKP
- a CDS encoding MT-A70 family methyltransferase; its protein translation is MSTDPINGSAGHLQTPKYCTILIDPPWNVEQGTTLGAHRHYSVMSVPRIKELPVAELAAPNGHLWLWVTNATLRIGYDVIEAWGFTPRSPLTWVKPRVGLGNYLRNATEHLILGTRGRAPVKFRAQATWVFAPRQDHSHKPEEQYAIIERVSNGPYLELFARRRQPGWHVWGNEIDSDITIPGYPVPSDGRSRTDAS